In Gadus morhua chromosome 2, gadMor3.0, whole genome shotgun sequence, a single window of DNA contains:
- the pold1 gene encoding DNA polymerase delta catalytic subunit isoform X1 produces MDGKKRNAGPLAGGVSQAKRGKPGSEWEDSPSGFEEELSAMMDEAEMDGEEREGQAGHGVIPVGELFSADINPKWRRPPAPPLDASSDTLVFQQIDLDYYLGGAVEGMPGQSNGTVPIIRMFGVTDSGNSVCCHVHGFAPYFYTPAPNGFTSAHLGDFKRELNSAVLKDLRSNKDNISVTVLAVDITRKESMYGYHGRHIQDFLRITMAMPRLIAPAKRLLEQGIKFGPFGQQNYQSYEANIDFEIRFMVDCDVVGCCWIELPKGKYRVRQAKAPGDMTSGNPSMVSLCQYEVDVGWTDLVSHPAEGEWQRIVPLRVLSFDIECAGRKGIFPEADKDPVIQIASMVQRQGEKEPFIRTVFTLQSCASIVGSQILCFTQEKQLLQSWAEFVRTTDPDIVTGYNIQNFDFPYLLNRAANLKVNLFPYLGRIQGIKSVLRDSNFQSKQMGRRENKIMNMEGRVQFDLLQVLLRDYKLRSYTLNAVSYHFLQEQKEDVQHSIITDLQNGNEQTRRRLAVYCLKDAYLPLRLLQKLMCVINYMEMARVTGVPLTYLLSRGQQIKVVSQLLRQAMKQDLVMPVLKPQGGEDYTGATVIEPEKGYYSVPIATLDFSSLYPSIMMAHNLCYTTLLQRGSAEKLGLSPEDFIKTPTGDQFVKSSVRKGLLPEILENLLSARKKAKTELKNETDPFKKQVLDGRQLALKISANSVYGFTGAQVGKLPCLEISQSVTGFGRQMIEKTKQLVESKYTVANGYTADAKVIYGDTDSVMVKLGVERVDQAMELGREAAEWVSSHFTPPIRLEFEKVYYPYLLINKKRYAGLYFSSSAHTHEKMDCKGIETVRRDNCPLVANLINTCLQNILIERDPQGAVAHAKEVISDLLCNRIDISQLVITKELTRTAQEYAGKQAHVELAERMRKRDAGSAPNLGDRVPYVIIKAAKGVAAYMKSEDPIFVLENNIPIDTQYYLEQQLSKPLLRIFEPILGESKAESILLKGDHTRCKTVLTSRVGGLMAFAQKRSTCIGCKAVLKTDAAVCDYCKQKESELYQKEIFHMRTLEERFSRLWTQCQRCQGSLHEDVLCTSRDCPIFYMRKKVQKDLDDQGNLVDRFGW; encoded by the exons ATGGACGGAAAGAAACGAAACGCAGGGCCGCTGGCGGGCGGTGTGTCGCAGGCCAAGCGTGGCAAGCCAGGCAGCGAGTGGGAGGACAGCCCGTCCGGGTTTGAGGAAGAGCTTTCAGCCATGATGGACGAAGCCGAGATGGACGGGGAAGAGCGGGAGGGACAGGCGGGCCACGGTGTCATACCTGTCG GCGAGCTGTTCTCAGCAGACATCAACCCTAAGTGGCGGAGACCCCCGGCCCCGCCACTAGACGCCAGCTCAGACACGCTGGTCTTCCAACAGATCGACCTCGACTACTACTTAG GAGGCGCGGTGGAGGGAATGCCCGGCCAATCAAACGGCACCGTGCCCATCATCCGCATGTTTGGTGTGACCGACAGCGGGAACAGCGTGTGCTGCCATGTGCACGGCTTCGCTCCCTACTTCTACACGCCTGCGCCCAATG GATTCACGTCTGCCCACTTGGGAGATTTCAAGAGAGAGTTGAACTCTGCTGTGCTGAAGGATTTGCGCTCGAATAAGGACAACATCTCTGTGACTGTTCTTGCTGTAGACATCACACGCAAAGAGA GCATGTACGGTTACCATGGGAGGCACATCCAGGATTTCCTCCGGATCACCATGGCGATGCCACGCCTCATAGCGCCAGCCAAGAGGCTCCTGGAGCAGGGCATCAAGTTTGGACCTTTCGGCCAGCAGAACTATCAATCCTACGAGGCTAACATTGACTTTGAAATCAG GTTCATGGTGGACTGCGATGTCGTGGGCTGCTGCTGGATCGAGCTCCCCAAGGGCAAATACCGAGTCCGTCAGGCCAAGGCCCCCGGGGACATGACCTCAGGGAACCCCAGCATG GTGTCCTTGTGTCAGTACGAGGTGGACGTGGGCTGGACCGACCTGGTCAGCCACCCCGCTGAAGGGGAGTGGCAGCGCATCGTGCCCCTCAGGGTCCTCAGCTTCGACATAGAGTGCGCAGgaaggaagg GGATCTTCCCGGAGGCGGACAAGGACCCGGTCATCCAGATCGCCTCCATGGTGCAGCGGCAGGGCGAGAAGGAGCCCTTCATCCGCACCGTCTTCACCCTGCAGTCCTGCGCCAGCATCGTGGGCTCCCAGATCCTGTGCTTCACACAGGAGAAACAGCTGCTGcag AGCTGGGCGGAGTTTGTAAGGACCACCGACCCTGACATCGTCACCGGCTACAACATCCAGAACTTTGACTTCCCGTACCTGCTCAACAGGGCAGCGAACCTGAAG GTAAACCTGTTCCCCTACCTGGGCAGGATACAAGGCATCAAGTCGGTCCTGAGAGACTCTAACTTCCAGAGCAAGCAGATGGGCCGGCGGGAGAACAAGATCATGAACATGGAGGGCCGGGTTCAGTTCGACCTGCTGCAG GTGCTCCTCAGGGACTACAAGTTGCGCTCGTACACGCTCAACGCCGTCAGCTACCACTTCCtgcaggagcagaaggaggacgTGCAGCACTCCATCATAACTGATCTGCAG aaCGGTAACGAGCAGACCCGGCGGCGTCTGGCTGTCTACTGTCTGAAGGACGCCTACCTGccgctgcggctgctgcagaAGCTCATGTGCGTCATCAACTACATGGAGATGGCCAGGGTGACGGGCGTCCCCCTCACCTACCTGCTCTCCAGGGGCCAGCAGATCAAGGTGGTCTCCCAGCTGCTGCGACAG GCCATGAAGCAGGACTTGGTGATGCCTGTCTTGAAACCACAAGGTGGAGAAGACTACACTGGAGCAACTGTAATTGAGCCAGAAAAAGG GTACTACAGTGTTCCCATCGCCACCCTGGATTTCTCCTCTCTGTATCCGTCCATCATGATGGCTCACAACCTCTGCTACACCACGCTGCTCCAGAGGGGCAGTGCAGAGAAGCTAGG CCTGTCTCCGGAGGACTTCATCAAGACTCCAACAGGGGACCAGTTTGTGAAGAGCTCTGTGAGGAAAGGACTGCTGCCAGAGATCCTAGAGAACCTGCTGTCTGCCAGGAAGAA GGCGAAGACGGAGCTGAAGAATGAAACGGACCCCTTCAAGAAGCAGGTGCTGGATGGCCGGCAGCTGGCACTGAAGATCAGCGCGAACTCTGTGTACGGATTCACAGGCGCGCAGGTCGGCAAACTGCCCTGTCTGGAGATATCCCAG AGCGTCACCGGCTTCGGAAGACAGATGATTGAAAAGACCAAGCAGCTGGTGGAGTCCAAGTACACGGTAGCCAACGGCTACACAGCAGATGCTAAG GTGATTTATGGGGACACAGACTCGGTGATGGTGAAGCTGGGCGTAGAGCGGGTGGACCAGGCCATGGAGTTGGGCAGGGAAGCAGCAGAGTGGGTGTCCTCACACTTCACCCCCCCCATCCGGCTGGAGTTTGAGAAG GTGTACTATCCATACCTGCTGATCAACAAGAAGCGCTATGCCGGCCTCTACTTTTCGTCCAGTGCTCACACGCACGAGAAGATGGACTGCAAGGGCATTGAGACCGTCAGAAGAGACaactgccccctggtggccaacCTAATAAACACATGCCTGCAGAACATCCTCATTGAACG TGACCCCCAGGGGGCGGTAGCGCATGCCAAGGAGGTGATCTCGGACCTGCTGTGTAACCGCATCGACATCAGCCAGCTGGTCATCACCAAGGAGTTGACCCGCACTGCCCAGGAGTACGCCGGCAAGCAGGCTCACGTGGAGCTGGCAGAAAG gatgaggaagagagacGCAGGAAGTGCACCAAACCTGGGAGACCGAGTTCCTTATGTCATCATTAAAGCGGCGAAGGGTGTAGCGGCATACATGAAGTCAGAG GACCCCATCTTCGTGCTGGAGAACAACATTCCCATCGACACCCAGTATtacctggagcagcagctgtCCAAGCCTCTGCTCAGGATATTTGAGCCCATTCTGGGAGAGAGCAAGGCAGAGAGCATCCTGCTCA AGGGGGACCACACACGCTGTAAGACTGTGCTGACCTCCAGGGTGGGTGGTCTGATGGCGTTCGCCCAGAAGAGAAGCACCTGTATCGGCTGCAAGGCTGTTCTCAAGACGGACG CTGCGGTGTGTGATTACTGCAAGCAGAAAGAGTCAGAACTTTACCAAAAGGAG ATCTTCCACATGAGGACGTTGGAGGAGCGTTTCTCTCGTCTCTGGACTCAGTGTCAGCGTTGCCAGGGTTCTCTCCACGAGGACGTTCTTTGTACCAG CCGAGACTGTCCCATCTTTTACATGAGGAAGAAGGTGCAGAAGGATCTGGACGACCAGGGCAACCTGGTGGATCGTTTCGGCTGGTGA
- the pold1 gene encoding DNA polymerase delta catalytic subunit isoform X2, whose amino-acid sequence MDGKKRNAGPLAGGVSQAKRGKPGSEWEDSPSGFEEELSAMMDEAEMDGEEREGQAGHGVIPVGELFSADINPKWRRPPAPPLDASSDTLVFQQIDLDYYLGGAVEGMPGQSNGTVPIIRMFGVTDSGNSVCCHVHGFAPYFYTPAPNGFTSAHLGDFKRELNSAVLKDLRSNKDNISVTVLAVDITRKESMYGYHGRHIQDFLRITMAMPRLIAPAKRLLEQGIKFGPFGQQNYQSYEANIDFEIRFMVDCDVVGCCWIELPKGKYRVRQAKAPGDMTSGNPSMVSLCQYEVDVGWTDLVSHPAEGEWQRIVPLRVLSFDIECAGRKGIFPEADKDPVIQIASMVQRQGEKEPFIRTVFTLQSCASIVGSQILCFTQEKQLLQSWAEFVRTTDPDIVTGYNIQNFDFPYLLNRAANLKVNLFPYLGRIQGIKSVLRDSNFQSKQMGRRENKIMNMEGRVQFDLLQVLLRDYKLRSYTLNAVSYHFLQEQKEDVQHSIITDLQNGNEQTRRRLAVYCLKDAYLPLRLLQKLMCVINYMEMARVTGVPLTYLLSRGQQIKVVSQLLRQAMKQDLVMPVLKPQGGEDYTGATVIEPEKGYYSVPIATLDFSSLYPSIMMAHNLCYTTLLQRGSAEKLGLSPEDFIKTPTGDQFVKSSVRKGLLPEILENLLSARKKAKTELKNETDPFKKQVLDGRQLALKISANSVYGFTGAQVGKLPCLEISQSVTGFGRQMIEKTKQLVESKYTVANGYTADAKVIYGDTDSVMVKLGVERVDQAMELGREAAEWVSSHFTPPIRLEFEKVYYPYLLINKKRYAGLYFSSSAHTHEKMDCKGIETVRRDNCPLVANLINTCLQNILIERDPQGAVAHAKEVISDLLCNRIDISQLVITKELTRTAQEYAGKQAHVELAERMRKRDAGSAPNLGDRVPYVIIKAAKGVAAYMKSEDPIFVLENNIPIDTQYYLEQQLSKPLLRIFEPILGESKAESILLKGDHTRCKTVLTSRVGGLMAFAQKRSTCIGCKAVLKTDATCYCLCSCGV is encoded by the exons ATGGACGGAAAGAAACGAAACGCAGGGCCGCTGGCGGGCGGTGTGTCGCAGGCCAAGCGTGGCAAGCCAGGCAGCGAGTGGGAGGACAGCCCGTCCGGGTTTGAGGAAGAGCTTTCAGCCATGATGGACGAAGCCGAGATGGACGGGGAAGAGCGGGAGGGACAGGCGGGCCACGGTGTCATACCTGTCG GCGAGCTGTTCTCAGCAGACATCAACCCTAAGTGGCGGAGACCCCCGGCCCCGCCACTAGACGCCAGCTCAGACACGCTGGTCTTCCAACAGATCGACCTCGACTACTACTTAG GAGGCGCGGTGGAGGGAATGCCCGGCCAATCAAACGGCACCGTGCCCATCATCCGCATGTTTGGTGTGACCGACAGCGGGAACAGCGTGTGCTGCCATGTGCACGGCTTCGCTCCCTACTTCTACACGCCTGCGCCCAATG GATTCACGTCTGCCCACTTGGGAGATTTCAAGAGAGAGTTGAACTCTGCTGTGCTGAAGGATTTGCGCTCGAATAAGGACAACATCTCTGTGACTGTTCTTGCTGTAGACATCACACGCAAAGAGA GCATGTACGGTTACCATGGGAGGCACATCCAGGATTTCCTCCGGATCACCATGGCGATGCCACGCCTCATAGCGCCAGCCAAGAGGCTCCTGGAGCAGGGCATCAAGTTTGGACCTTTCGGCCAGCAGAACTATCAATCCTACGAGGCTAACATTGACTTTGAAATCAG GTTCATGGTGGACTGCGATGTCGTGGGCTGCTGCTGGATCGAGCTCCCCAAGGGCAAATACCGAGTCCGTCAGGCCAAGGCCCCCGGGGACATGACCTCAGGGAACCCCAGCATG GTGTCCTTGTGTCAGTACGAGGTGGACGTGGGCTGGACCGACCTGGTCAGCCACCCCGCTGAAGGGGAGTGGCAGCGCATCGTGCCCCTCAGGGTCCTCAGCTTCGACATAGAGTGCGCAGgaaggaagg GGATCTTCCCGGAGGCGGACAAGGACCCGGTCATCCAGATCGCCTCCATGGTGCAGCGGCAGGGCGAGAAGGAGCCCTTCATCCGCACCGTCTTCACCCTGCAGTCCTGCGCCAGCATCGTGGGCTCCCAGATCCTGTGCTTCACACAGGAGAAACAGCTGCTGcag AGCTGGGCGGAGTTTGTAAGGACCACCGACCCTGACATCGTCACCGGCTACAACATCCAGAACTTTGACTTCCCGTACCTGCTCAACAGGGCAGCGAACCTGAAG GTAAACCTGTTCCCCTACCTGGGCAGGATACAAGGCATCAAGTCGGTCCTGAGAGACTCTAACTTCCAGAGCAAGCAGATGGGCCGGCGGGAGAACAAGATCATGAACATGGAGGGCCGGGTTCAGTTCGACCTGCTGCAG GTGCTCCTCAGGGACTACAAGTTGCGCTCGTACACGCTCAACGCCGTCAGCTACCACTTCCtgcaggagcagaaggaggacgTGCAGCACTCCATCATAACTGATCTGCAG aaCGGTAACGAGCAGACCCGGCGGCGTCTGGCTGTCTACTGTCTGAAGGACGCCTACCTGccgctgcggctgctgcagaAGCTCATGTGCGTCATCAACTACATGGAGATGGCCAGGGTGACGGGCGTCCCCCTCACCTACCTGCTCTCCAGGGGCCAGCAGATCAAGGTGGTCTCCCAGCTGCTGCGACAG GCCATGAAGCAGGACTTGGTGATGCCTGTCTTGAAACCACAAGGTGGAGAAGACTACACTGGAGCAACTGTAATTGAGCCAGAAAAAGG GTACTACAGTGTTCCCATCGCCACCCTGGATTTCTCCTCTCTGTATCCGTCCATCATGATGGCTCACAACCTCTGCTACACCACGCTGCTCCAGAGGGGCAGTGCAGAGAAGCTAGG CCTGTCTCCGGAGGACTTCATCAAGACTCCAACAGGGGACCAGTTTGTGAAGAGCTCTGTGAGGAAAGGACTGCTGCCAGAGATCCTAGAGAACCTGCTGTCTGCCAGGAAGAA GGCGAAGACGGAGCTGAAGAATGAAACGGACCCCTTCAAGAAGCAGGTGCTGGATGGCCGGCAGCTGGCACTGAAGATCAGCGCGAACTCTGTGTACGGATTCACAGGCGCGCAGGTCGGCAAACTGCCCTGTCTGGAGATATCCCAG AGCGTCACCGGCTTCGGAAGACAGATGATTGAAAAGACCAAGCAGCTGGTGGAGTCCAAGTACACGGTAGCCAACGGCTACACAGCAGATGCTAAG GTGATTTATGGGGACACAGACTCGGTGATGGTGAAGCTGGGCGTAGAGCGGGTGGACCAGGCCATGGAGTTGGGCAGGGAAGCAGCAGAGTGGGTGTCCTCACACTTCACCCCCCCCATCCGGCTGGAGTTTGAGAAG GTGTACTATCCATACCTGCTGATCAACAAGAAGCGCTATGCCGGCCTCTACTTTTCGTCCAGTGCTCACACGCACGAGAAGATGGACTGCAAGGGCATTGAGACCGTCAGAAGAGACaactgccccctggtggccaacCTAATAAACACATGCCTGCAGAACATCCTCATTGAACG TGACCCCCAGGGGGCGGTAGCGCATGCCAAGGAGGTGATCTCGGACCTGCTGTGTAACCGCATCGACATCAGCCAGCTGGTCATCACCAAGGAGTTGACCCGCACTGCCCAGGAGTACGCCGGCAAGCAGGCTCACGTGGAGCTGGCAGAAAG gatgaggaagagagacGCAGGAAGTGCACCAAACCTGGGAGACCGAGTTCCTTATGTCATCATTAAAGCGGCGAAGGGTGTAGCGGCATACATGAAGTCAGAG GACCCCATCTTCGTGCTGGAGAACAACATTCCCATCGACACCCAGTATtacctggagcagcagctgtCCAAGCCTCTGCTCAGGATATTTGAGCCCATTCTGGGAGAGAGCAAGGCAGAGAGCATCCTGCTCA AGGGGGACCACACACGCTGTAAGACTGTGCTGACCTCCAGGGTGGGTGGTCTGATGGCGTTCGCCCAGAAGAGAAGCACCTGTATCGGCTGCAAGGCTGTTCTCAAGACGGACG CAACCTGTTACTGTCTCTGCAGCTGCGGTGTGTGA
- the zgc:55558 gene encoding GTPase HRas, translated as MTEYKLVVVGAGGVGKSALTIQLIQNHFVDEYDPTIEDSYRKQVVIDGETCLLDILDTAGQEEYSAMRDQYMRTGEGFLCVFAINNSKSFEDVHLYREQINRVKDSDSVPMVLVGNKSDLGTRSVESRQAQELARSYGVPFVETSAKTRQGVEEAFYSLVREIRRYKETHRSNKKSKKSTQRRCHIL; from the exons ATGACCGAGTACAAGCTGGTGGTGGTTGGAGCCGGAGGTGTAGGCAAGAGTGCTTTGACCATACAACTCATTCAGAATCACTTCGTAGACGAATATGATCCCACTATCGAG GACTCGTACCGGAAGCAGGTGGTGATCGACGGTGAGACGTGCCTGCTGGACATTCTGGACACAGCGGGCCAGGAGGAATACAGCGCCATGCGCGACCAGTACATGAGGACGGGGGAGGGCTTCCTTTGCGTGTTCGCAATCAACAACAGCAAGTCCTTCGAGGACGTCCACCTGTACAG GGAGCAGATCAACAGGGTGAAGGACAGCGACAGTGTTCCCATGGTGCTTGTGGGCAATAAGAGCGACCTGGGGACCCGAAGCGTGGAGTCACGGCAGGCCCAGGAGCTAGCTCGCAGCTACGGAGTGCCCTTCGTGGAGACCTCCGCCAAGACCAGACAG ggtGTGGAGGAGGCCTTCTACTCCCTGGTGAGGGAGATCCGGCGCTACAAGGAGACGCACCGCAGCAACAAGAAGAGCAAGAAGAGCACTCAGAGAAGATGTCACATACTATAG
- the gys1 gene encoding glycogen [starch] synthase, muscle, which translates to MPLARSLSVTSLSGLEDWDEEFDLEDAVLFEVAWEVANKVGGIYTVIQTKARLTAEEWGENYFLVGPYVESNVRTQVELIEPTNPILKRTIDKMNASGCKVYFGRWLIEGSPYVVLIDVAFTAWSLDRWKSELWENFSIGVPWFDREANDAVLFGFLTAWLLGEYAAQCEEPPHILAHFHEWLAGLGLMLCRRRQLPVATIFTTHATLLGRYLCAGKVDFYNNLAEFNVDKEAGDRQIYHRYCLERSAARCAHVFTTVSQITAIEAEYLLKRKPDIITPNGLNVKKFSAMHEFQNLHAKSKNRIQEFIRGHFYGHLDFNLDKCVFLFIAGRYEFSNKGADIFLEALARLNYLLRVNHSDVTVVAFFIMPARTNNFNVETLKGQAVRKQLWDTAQTVKERFGKKLYESLLVGQLPDVSKMLDKEDFTMMKRAIFSTQRQCQPPICTHNMLEDSSDPILNCIRRIGLFNCSADRVKVIFHPEFLSSTSPLLPMDYEEFVRGCHLGVFPSYYEPWGYTPAECTVMGIPSISTNLSGFGCFMEEHIADPSAYGIYILDRRFRGVDESCNQLTSFLFQFCKQSRRQRIIQRNRTERLSDLLDWRYLGRYYISARHMALAKAFPDTYMYEAQDPTSSSGFRYPRPASVPPSPSLSRHSSPHHSDDEDERYDEDLEAEKDRVNIRQPFVAKTKAGDGVPSESD; encoded by the exons ATGCCTCTGGCGCGCAGCCTGTCCGTGACCTCCCTGTCAGGCCTGGAGGACTGGGATGAGGAGTTTGATTTGGAGGATGCCGTCCTCTTTGAGGTTGCCTGGGAGGTGGCTAACAAAG tTGGGGGGATCTACACTGTGATCCAGACCAAGGCGCGGTTGACCGCAGAGGAGTGGGGGGAGAACTACTTCCTGGTGGGTCCGTATGTGGAGAGCAACGTGCGCACACAGGTGGAGCTCATCGAGCCCACCAACCCCATCCTCAAACGCACCATCGACAAGATGAACGCCAGCGGCTGTAAG gtgtaCTTTGGTCGCTGGCTGATCGAGGGTAGTCCCTATGTGGTCCTCATCGATGTGGCATTCACCGCGTGGTCTCTAGACCGCTGGAAAAGCGAGCTATGGGAGAACTTCTCCATCGGTGTGCCGTGGTTCGACCGGGAGGCCAACGACGCTGTCCTCTTCGGCTTCCTCACTGCCTGGCTCCTgggagag TATGCGGCCCAGTGTGAGGAACCCCCCCACATCCTGGCCCACTTCCATGAGTGGCTAGCGGGCTTGGGGCTGATGCTGTGCCGTCGAAGGCAGCTTCCCGTGGCCACCATCTTCACCACCCACGCCACCCTGCTGGGCCGCTACCTGTGCGCTGGCAAAGTGGACTTCTACAACAACCTGGCCGAG TTCAACGTGGACAAGGAGGCGGGCGACCGACAGATCTACCACCGCTACTGTCTGGAGCGGTCTGCGGCGCGCTGTGCTCATGTCTTCACCACCGTGTCCCAGATCACTGCCATCGAGGCAGAGTACCTCCTCAAGAGGAAACCAG ACATCATCACTCCCAACGGTCTGAACGTGAAGAAGTTCTCGGCCATGCATGAGTTCCAGAACCTCCACGCCAAAAGCAAGAATCGCATCCAGGAGTTCATCAGAGGACACTTCTACGG GCACCTTGACTTCAACCTGGacaagtgtgtgtttctcttcatTGCTGGACGATATGAATTCTCTAACAAGGGAGCGGACATTTTCTTAGAGGCCTTGGCTAGACTCAACTACCTGCTGAGG GTGAACCACAGCGACGTGACAGTGGTGGCCTTCTTCATCATGCCCGCCAGGACCAATAACTTCAATGTGGAGACGCTGAAGGGCCAGGCGGTCAGGAAGCAGCTCTG GGATACAGCGCAGACGGTAAAGGAACGATTTGGCAAAAAACTTTACGAGTCTCTGCTAGT TGGGCAGCTACCAGACGTGTCCAAGATGCTGGACAAGGAGGACTTCACCATGATGAAGCGAGCCATCTTCTCCACTCAGAGGCAGTGTCAGCCACCTATCTGCACCCACAACATGCTGGAGGACAGCAGCGACCCCATCCTCAACTGCATCCGCCGCATCGGCCTCTTCAACTGCTCCGCCGACCGCGTCAAG GTCATCTTCCATCCAGAGTTCCTGTCATCTACCTCTCCCCTTCTGCCTATGGACTACGAGGAGTTTGTGAGGGGCTGCCATCTTGGCGTATTTCCCTCCTACTATGAACCCTGGGGGTACACTCCAG CTGAGTGCACAGTGATGGGTATTCCGTCTATCTCCACCAATCTGTCAGGCTTCGGCTGCTTCATGGAGGAACACATCGCAGATCCTTCTGCGTACG GGATTTACATTCTGGACCGGAGGTTTCGGGGAGTGGATGAGTCGTGCAACCAGCTCACTTCCTTCCTGTTCCAGTTCTGCAAGCAGAGCCGGCGCCAGCGGATCATCCAGAGGAACCGCACCGAACGACTCAGTGACCTGTTGGACTGGAGATACCTCGGCAGG TATTATATATCAGCGCGGCATATGGCACTGGCCAAGGCCTTCCCTGACACCTACATGTACGAAGCTCAAGACCCTACCTCG tCATCTGGGTTCCGGTACCCTCGCCCTGCATCtgtgcccccctccccatccctctcccgcCACTCCTCGCCTCACCACAGCGACGACGAAGACGAGCGCTATGATGAGGACCTGGAGGCGGAGAAGGACCGCGTGAACATCCGCCAACCCTTCGTAGCTAAAACCAAAGCTGGCGACGGGGTTCCGAGCGAGAGCGActga